One region of Gigantopelta aegis isolate Gae_Host chromosome 7, Gae_host_genome, whole genome shotgun sequence genomic DNA includes:
- the LOC121377533 gene encoding keratin, type I cytoskeletal 10-like, which produces MFVKASLLGFAALLFVAQAAVPVSEYLEPTDDDVIKEDERADDSADVHLSHVTEDDLRSVLQDVQRYVKRAVAHEHILREIEHVKRHLEILHHHLDGDGEPEISELRELTERQLSIIQNSDGSKTYGLNIPLGAASVSGSFTKHKGRLTGGSLGGTLGAGLQGSGSLSYDRKNGFGGSAGLGVGASGYGTDAHVGWSQKGGWTKGVGVKAGPVGASLDHGKGGWSSSVGLSGGGHSSGGRKGGSRPSGGRSWWGKRDTRYVLRSPL; this is translated from the exons ATGTTCGTGAAAGCGTCGCTTCTCGGTTTTGCCGCGCTCCTGTTCGTGGCTCAGGCAGCAGTCCCGGTCTCCGAATATCTGGAGCCAACTGATGATGACGTCATAAAGGAAGACGAGCGTGCAGACGACAGTGCCGATGTTCACTTGAGTCACGTGACTGAAGACGACTTGCGCAGTGTCCTTCAGGATGTCCAGAGATACGTCAAAAGAGCTGTGG CCCACGAACACATCCTCCGTGAGATTGAACATGTTAAGCGCCATCTTGAAATTCTTCATCATCACCTTGACG GTGATGGAGAGCCAGAAATTTCTGAACTAAGAGAACTTACAGAACGACAGTTGAGTATAATACAGAATAGCGATGGAAGCAAGACCTATGGCTTAAACATTCCACTAGGAGCTGCTAGTGTTAGCGGGTCGTTCACCAAGCACAAAGGGCGGCTTACCGGCGGGAGTCTAGGGGGAACTCTCGGTGCTGGGCTCCAGGGATCAGGCAGTCTCAGTTACGACAGAAAGAATGGGTTTGGAGGATCAGCTGGGCTTGGTGTTGGAGCTAGTGGGTATGGTACAGATGCCCACGTGGGGTGGAGCCAAAAAGGCGGGTGGACCAAAGGTGTGGGGGTAAAAGCCGGACCTGTTGGCGCATCACTCGACCATGGTAAAGGCGGTTGGAGCTCGTCAGTGGGGTTATCAGGTGGGGGTCACAGCAGCGGGGGTCGCAAGGGGGGTAGTCGACCATCAGGTGGGAGATCTTGGTGGGGTAAACGAGACACACGATATGTCTTAAGATCTCCGCTATAG